A genomic window from Elaeis guineensis isolate ETL-2024a chromosome 3, EG11, whole genome shotgun sequence includes:
- the LOC105040408 gene encoding uncharacterized protein: MLLTGCGKWSKRGADGISCGHPQAPACPSQAPQQRREVEEEGQDHPSPSSDPIRSTTPPPPPPPLPSPPPPLLFHTYPSPSSTSSTPLPAPSMPRRHFLRRIMPFLLMGSGAYALMRNSRKESAAKDEKLARGFFCSNKCSASKCLFGLNSEDLPFWIHLQNSVFFFPDRHDE; encoded by the exons ATGTTATTAACGGGCTGCGGAAAGTGGAGCAAAAGAGGCGCTGACGGAATATCATGTGGCCACCCCCAAGCCCCAGCTTGTCCCTCGCAAGCCCCGCAACAAAG GAGGGAAGTCGAAGAAGAAGGCCAAGATCACCCTTCCCCTTCCTCCGATCCCATCCGTTCTACCActcctcctccgccgccgccgcccctcccctcccctccccctcccTTGCTGTTTCACACATATCCCTCGCCTTCCTCGACTTCTTCCACCCCTCTTCCTGCCCCCTCGATGCCCAGGAGGCACTTCCTCCGTCGTATCATGCCGTTCCTCCTCATGGGCTCGGGAG CTTATGCACTAATGAGGAACTCAAGGAAAGAATCAGCTGCGAAGGATGAAAAGCTGGCTAGAGGTTTCTTTTGTTCCA ATAAATGCAGTGCCAGCAAATGCCTTTTTGGATTGAATTCTGAAGATCTGCCATTTTGGATACATTTGCAGAATTCTGTGTTTTTCTTTCCGGATAGGCATGATGAATAG
- the LOC105040407 gene encoding protein CYTOKININ-RESPONSIVE GATA TRANSCRIPTION FACTOR 1, whose protein sequence is MSPFYMNKFSAIPLAEGDQDPSHLTPFTLASAASSRSRPILLSTSQERGANNRDHDLLQQEPEEHLFISKSSDPPVTFPTNYNNTIEESSHDRHVSQEDLHGPSNWMSSKMRFMRKMMNSDHVGKPRRNMQILEDRVPSNQDRSISNNTNGNSPGGIIRVCSDCNTTKTPLWRSGPRGPKSLCNACGIRQRKARRAMDTAAASGGIILREAHSKMRKEKKSDVDRTIPFKKRFKIATTTTTQRNPRFDDVLISLGDSSAVHRVFPQDERDAALLLMALSWGIICS, encoded by the exons atgTCCCCATTCTATATGAACAAATTTTCTGCCATCCCTCTAGCAGAgggagatcaagatccaagccacCTTACTCCATTCACTCTAGCAAGTGCTGCTTCTTCGCGCTCACGTCCCATTCTCTTGAGCACTTCACAAGAACGAGGAGCAAACAATAGAGATCACGACCTCCTGCAGCAAGAG CCCGAGGAGCATCTTTTCATCAGTAAATCCAGCGATCCCCCGGTCACATTTCCAACCAACTACAACAATACCATCGAGGAATCTTCTCATGATCGACACGTTAGTCAGGAAGATCTGCATGGTCCCAGTAACTGGATGTCTTCCAAGATGCGATTTATGAGGAAGATGATGAATTCAGATCATGTCGGCAAACCAAGAAGAAACATGCAAATACTTGAAGATCGAGTTCCGTCAAACCAAGACAGAAGCATAAGCAACAACACCAACGGCAATTCCCCGGGTGGGATCATCAGAGTATGCTCGGACTGCAACACCACAAAGACTCCTTTGTGGAGGAGTGGTCCTCGCGGTCCAAAG TCTCTTTGTAATGCTTGTGGAATAAGGCAGAGGAAGGCGCGACGAGCCATGGATACAGCAGCTGCAAGTGGTGGAATAATCCTTAGAGAAGCACATAGTAAgatgagaaaagagaagaaatcagATGTGGATCGCACCATACCATTCAAGAAACGGTTCAAGATCGCCACCACCACCACTACTCAAAGGAATCCACGTTTTGATGATGTTCTGATTAGTTTAGGTGATAGTTCAGCGGTCCACCGAGTCTTCCCACAGGATGAGAGGGATGCAGCACTCCTGCTGATGGCTCTATCTTGGGGCATCATTTGCAGTTGA